Genomic DNA from Hordeum vulgare subsp. vulgare chromosome 2H, MorexV3_pseudomolecules_assembly, whole genome shotgun sequence:
GAGGCATACAAAAAATTCAAAGATTGTGTGTTCTTTGACACTACGTTTTGTACGAACAGGTATGACATGCCGTTTGCACCAATCGTTGGAATAAACAACCACATGCAAACCATAATGTTTGGATGTGCGTTGATTCCAGATGAAAAAATTGAGACATTCAAGTGGGTTTTTGAGAAGTGGATGGATGCAATGGGGCATGACCCACCAGGGTGTATAATGACAGATCAAGACCAAGCGATGTCAAAAGCTATTAGCATGGTTTTCCCTGGAATAGTACACAGATGCTGTAAGTGGCACGTGCTGAAGATAGCGAAGGAAAAACTGGGTATGTTGTTCAGGACAAGAGCAGATTTTGAGGAAGAATTCTATTACTGTGTGAATGGGACCGACAGTGCATTAGAATTTGAGGAAGCATGGCAGCGGATGGTGCTGAAGCATGGCAGCGGATGGTGCTGAAGCATGAGCTTGGTGAGCACCCACATCTGAGTAACATGTGGGAGTGTAGGCACACCTGGGCACCGGCGTACTTCAAAAGACACTTCTTTCCCTTCACAGGCACGACTGGCAGGTCAGAAGGATTGAACTCGTTCTTCAAGAAGCTTGTGCACCCTCATGACTCGGTGTGGCAGTTTGTGAAGCAGTACGAGTACATACAGGAAACTAGGCTTGACCGGGAGGACAATGCTGGTTTCCTTGGCGAGGCTACTGTTGCGCCGCTGTGGTCAAGGTATGAAACGTACAGAGTAAATGTGAAAAAAATGTTGATATAATCTGCAACATGTGGAGCTAAAGTTTGCTTCATGTATGTTGTTATCATGCTTCTGTATTCCTACTGAGAACGGATGTATTTTTTCCCACTAGGTACAAGATAGAGGAGCAAGCATCAAAGTTTTATACCAGGACTGCCTTCGGAAAGTTTAAGGAAATGATGGAGGAGACAACGACATTGATGATTAATCCTGTTGAAGGTAATCGGTTTAAGTTTGAGCTACGACGTTGCGATTCTGATTCAAGTAAAATACGTGTGGTTGTTACCGACCCAGTTGACAGGTCGTATGAGTGCTCATGCAACAGATTCCACATGAATGGGATCTTGTGTCATCACATCCTAAAGGTAATGGTGCATACTAATGTGCAAGAAATACCTGAGCAATACATGATGCATAGATGGTCTGAGGAAGCAACAATTAGACCTGCAAGAAGCAGAAATGTTGGTTCAGAGGTTCCGGAAACAAATACTCTCAGGTACAATGACCTGTGCAGCCAGATGTGTACACTTGCTTCGGATGCATGTTTTGGTCCGGAGACGTACAAGATTGTTGCTGGTGGAGTGGTTGAGCTAAGCAAGCTGGTCTAGAAGTGAAGGTTGTCAGGTAGTTTGCCAGACCAAGACCCACCAGTAGGTGTTGATGTTGAAGTAGTAGGAAGCAGAAATGTGAATAATCCGCCAAAATCTGCCAAAAAAGGTAGACCAAAAGATAAAGAGAAAAGAAGGAAACCACTAGTGGAGCTGAGGCAGGAGAAGGtacagcaaaaagcaaagaagaagGGTGTGTGTTCTTATTGTAAGGAGGATTGGCACGACAAGAGGAATTGCCCGTATCTCGCGCTTGAGAGACAGAGACAGAAGGTTGAAGCTGAAAAACTTAGGCATGAGACGGAGTTGAcactgtaaatagtttttctacgAAGGTTACCGCGTACTGTGATGTGGTGTACTAAGTTGATGAACTAGAATTTACTTTGGCAATGCAGAAAATAATATGTAGACTTCTGCTTCACTATTTCTGTGAATATAGGTATGATTTATGTAGTTGTGAAAAAATGTTAACGACACGCTGGAAGCACACCGATTTCATGAAGCAGACTTCATGTAGGGTGGCGCCAGAATTCATGGGAATATATATGTTTTAGGTGAGTGAAGTTTGGAAGAAGCAAGCGTATTCATGTTTATGTACTGGGGTTTTGATTCAGGATAAATCAAGGTTTTTTTTTGGTGAAaactatgatcaatgtgaattttTGTTTGAGAATGCAAAGTAATATGTAGCATTCCGCTTCACAAACTTTGTGTAGATTGTTCTTGTAATTCATGCAAGAATGTATGTTTCCGGTGAGTAATGTTTGCAAGAAGCAAGCACAGATTGAAgtggaaacaaaaaatatattattCGTGCGTAGTGAAAAGTAACGTACACTTTGTTTTCAATGTTGGTAGTACGTAAACGACAAAAACAGCATCCTGAAGCGAAAAAACAATGCTCTGTTACTTCTAGCTTGAAAACTCATGATTGAGTACAAAATAGTACCAGATAGTGGACACAAAAATATGGGAACCTGTTGGTAACGAAGTTGAATTGTGTAATAAAACAACTAACTAGAAGTAAAAAAGTTGGCCATGATCTTCCCATCCCATTGCTTCATGAAGAGCATTGTGAATATTCCGCAATCGTAGCTGGCAAAAATATAGAAGAGAGCATCATACGTAGTGCAAAGTAACGTACACTTTGTTTTCAATGTTGGTAGTACATAGACGACAAACAGCATCATGAAGCGAAAAAACAATGCTCTGTTACTTCCAGCTTGAAAACTCATGATTGAGTACAAAATAGTACCAGATAGAGGACACAAAAATATGGGAACATGTTGGTAACGAAGTTGAATTGTGTAATAAAACAACTAGCTAGAAGTAAAAAAGAAACTTGGAAGCACATAGTTCGCAGAAGCGCGATCGTTTATTCTGTTGAATGCTCGTCGGCGTGATTATCTACGAGGAATATTATTTGTTTGATCGCGACTAAGACGGTTCCTCAGTTGGTCTTCAGTACCCAGGTAGGATCTTGGTTGTTGAGCTGCGAAGTTATGATTAGTTCGGTGATAATCGCCCGATGGCCGTATGTATCCTGCGGTAGAAGTCGGGACGGTGGTTAGAACAATGAAGAATGCACATTTGTAGTTGGGTGCACTGAAGAAAATTGCAGAGTTGGTTACATGCCAAAAACCAATATGATTGATAGAAGCATTGAATTAACACATGAGTAGCTGTTTGGTTTAGGAGGGTAATACCTTGGAAAAGTTGGCCATGATCTTCCCATCCCATTGCTTCATGAAGAGCATTGTGAATATTCCGCAATCGTAGCTGGCAAAAATATAGAAGAGAGCATCATACGTAGTGTGAATTTTCTTCATCACCGACTTGAGTTGAAAAAAAGATTGTATAAACTTACTGAGTTTTCTGTTGGGGGCAATCGGGGGGGTTGAAGCACGTGAACTTCATGAAATCCAACTTTGTGAATGCTTTGGCATGCGTGGCCAGTGTCGTAAAGTTGGTAACCTAAAAATAAAGGGATGCAAAATGTAATCAACGCATCACCAGAAAAACATCGCACAATAATTAGTTACTGTTAGTTTAGGAGAGTGCTCACCAGATTGTTTGACAACTCGTACacttcatcatttttcagctTCTTGTCTGAATCGAATATGTTGATCTGTTTGTAAAGAAGGTTGATGCAACATAGTATCCAATGTTGTTTGTGGGGAATTGCGAAGTAAAGCTGCAAAAATATTATGGGTATGAAGGGTATGAATTTGTTTCCAGGTGGTTATAGATTGTAAATTTTGACGATGTATTGTGCGTCAGTACATGGTACGGTGCAAATTGGAAGTTTGTAAAAATTGATATGAAGTGATGAGCACAGTGTTTAATGGCGTGAGAAGTGTACCATATCCTTTGACTTGAGCGAGCCATCTTGGTAGGCATTGTTGAATTCACGAAGGCAGTTGGTTGCAACGAATTTTTCCTCGGGCACGCTTAGTTTTGCCTGATGAAAGTTATGAAATACAATGTAAAGAATTTTAAAATAAGTGATGGTGGAAAACCAAAGAGATGTGTTGCGAAGGTTGTTACCGTCAAGGACTGTGAGAAGGCGTATTTGGTAGGAAGGGCAGAGCTGCATGCTTCCATTGTTTGTTGAAGGTTGAACTGGCGAATGTAGAGCTCCATTGTATGGGTGTCAACCCATCCGCGTGGCTTGAGTGCGCCACGGAAGTGTTCATATGATATATGGTACCCACCGTAATCGATGAAAGGTGGCCTAATACAAGGGTGATTGCGAACAAACGTAATCAGATGAAGCATTTTATGTAAGTATGAACACATTACTAGGGAACCAAGGAAGCATGAGTTGCTTGCAGgtgaatcataaacttaataaaaGGTGCGAGTGCACGGATGTGATTTAAtgaaaaagttgtgacatgtaacCTTTTATCAGTTTTTTTGGGAGGCCTTAAACATCTGGCGGTGATGTACTTGTTGTACAGTTCTATCGAAGAGCTTGTAACCTTGATTTTCTTCAGCCTTGTGTCCTCAGTTTTCCGAAGACAAGctctcttcttcctattcttcttctcctgagTTTGTGTGCCAATGGTGTGAAGGACATCTCCGGTGGAGGGTTGACCCCCCTGGATGGATGATAGGTTGTACAAATAATTTAACGGTAATGGTGTAGACTGAATTTTGTACTTGGAGTTTGAGTGAGTTGGAAAAGGGTGGAACCGTACCTCATTGACATTATGGCTCATGTTTGGTCCTTCGGATGTGTTATCCTAAGTAGACGCATGTAATGTGTTGGACACGTGTCTTCGCGTTTAAATGGAAGCTGCAAAAGGGGTTAGAGGATGCATTTTTGATAAAGTGTTAGAAGGTGCACCTGTGTGGGCTGTGTGGGGGATGTTGGTGTTGGTGCATGTATTGGGGATGATTGAGGACTAATGTGTGCCAGGTTTGCTTCAACTGTTGCCATGGTTGTAGGTCCTGCACGAGCATATATACGTGCAAGTGATTTTATTGAAAAAAAATAATTTAAACCGAAATGAGATTGTAATATGGTTTGTGATGCACGTACCTGCAGCTGTGGTTTGTACTACAGCTGTAGAAGCGTCCACAAATTCACCTTCATGTGTTGATGGAGGTGGTTCGGCGAAAGCTTGGGTCCAAGTCTGACCGGGGGGTAGAAGACTGAAACTCGGATCTTCGTAAGAATCAAGGACCCTCCGCAATGTTTCTTCACTGCTGGTGGAATGCTTCGTGACAGGAGGGGTTGTAATAGCGTCGGCCGGTTGGTCTTGATGTGATGAGGGACGTGGTTCGGTGCAAACTTGGTTCGCAGCAGGAGCGGATGTTGAAGCTACATCCTGGTTATTCTGAGGTTTTTTAGTAACACTTTTCTCCACCTCATCGGCATATGCAGTTGCTTCCTTCCAAAACCTGGTGTCGGGAGTTTCTTTTGGACCATGTGGCTGTGGTTGTTCGGTATGTGTGTCCTGGAGTACCCAATGAGGTGAAGAATAATTTTTTGGATCTGGAGCATTATCTTTTGTGGCCGCTAAAACATCTTGTGCAAACTCTTCCATGCGCTTGACGTGAAGTTTAGAAAGTCTCGATGTAGCTTTTGATATATCCTGTGCCCATTTTGATTTGTGTGTTCCAATAATTTGTAGTATGTAGGCCGGTAGTTCCTGCACGAAAGCATGTAGCATGTGAAATGGTGAATGATTTGAGGAAATGATTGTGCGTGTTAAATAATTCTGGAAGCTTTTATAGTACATCAGGAAGACATTTGTATTAAGATGGAAGCATGGGTTTGATGTACataaattaatttggaagaatgTGTAGTACAGCATGAGTAACTTTACTCTGGAAGATATTACTCTGGAAGCATTTATATGAAAGCATGAAAACAATTTTTACTATGGTGGAAGCATGGGTTTGATGTATGGAATTGACTCTAGGAGCAAGTATATTACAACAGGTAGACATTTACTCTGGTGGTTGTTACTCTGGAAGCATCCATATTACATCATGAAGACATTATTTTATTGTAGAGGAAGCAAGGGTTTTGAGGAATAGAATTTACTATGGAAGCAAGTATATGACAGCATGAAGACATTTATCTCTGGAAGCATGTGTATTATAACATGAAGACATTTTATTATTATGGTGGAAGCATGGGTTTTGTGTATAGAATTTATTTGTCATGTTTATGTTTCTTCAAGTTAGAGGGAAGCATGTAAGTAACAGAATGGAAACCTTCAGAAAAGATGGTAGAAACATGCATTGGAGTATAGAACTAGTGGGTTTTCAGAAATAATTTGATATCGTTGTACCTCCGGAAGCTTGATAGGAAATCTAGGGGCCTCGTGATGCATGTCCTGATTTTCTTCGGTCTATAAAAAAATTTAGAATACCAGATGAGTAGAAGCTGTACGTAAAAGCTCTGTTAGAAATAAGCACAATAGAAGTGGGTACCTGTGGTGGATGGTTGGTACAATTGTTTCCTGTTTGTTGTATATATGGGTGTGTAGCAGGTTGGTCATCGTAGTTTGACCGTTGGATGGCATATGGTGTGCTTTCGGGTGCACGGAACTACAAAAAAATGCAGCATTTTAGCACACTTGAAGATTACAAATTCTTATATGGAGATGTACATGCATAAACGGGGAGCGTCATATTAGAAAAGATTGGCATCTATCTTAATGAATTAGTATCGCATTGTAATATAAGGCAAGAAAATATTGTATGGCCTTACCGGTCGCGCACCATAAATATGTGCGTTGAGGGTCAATCTGCTTTTATCATGTAGCATGACAAATTTGAAGTCCTCATCTGTTACGTGGGATGCTCTAGGGAGTGAGTAATTTATGTGATGCGTCGAAATAGATGATTCAGGAAAGTCGAGATGGTCCATGTAtataatctgaaaataaaaagGTAGGATCAAAAAATGtggataaaataaataataactACATAAAATATGAGGTATAAAAAGTGCATAGACTATGTGTATACCGCAACCAAGGGTAGGCAGCTGCCAACCCAAATTTTTTTGAAAGCTCCATCCAATattgctttcttcttcttcttttggaaTGTATCGATCTCAGTCATGACATCTTTGAGAATTTGATCTCCCCATGCGTACTCGCAAACCTCGGATGCAACTTCAAGGCTGCCTAAATACTCCAATGGGACCATGTTTCCAGTTCCTGGTGTCAAATGAGTAGCCAATGCTACTAGGAAGAAGGTCCTAAAAAAGGTCTCGTCATCTAGATCAACTTCTTTTTCTAGAATAGTTGCAGCATAGTGAATGGGCGCCCGTCTACCATGATCATAATCTGTCTTGTAGAATTCTCGGTGAGGGGATTCTTCATGCTTGCTTATGACAACAACATGCCTAGTCCCATGAGGAAGTCCGAGGACCTTTTCAACCATTTCTGGAGTGAATAGAATGCTGGTATTGTTTCGTGGGTTCCGAAATTCACCAAGCTTCGGGTCAATCCTGTCAATGATCCATTCTAGGAGTCCCTCGGGGGCTGAGAATTTGCTAACATCCAGGAGATTGCCCCATTTTTTGGTACGAATGAGGTTTTTCCTTGCGGGGGCGAGACCTAACACGATATCATCTAACCGGACCGCTGCATATCGACTCTGGAGCATGAgcgactctttatcttttttagtcattgttgattgtCACCTGAGAAAAAGAGTGATGTGATGGGTTAGCATATTTGTATGCTGTATTAGGCACGGCAGCAAAATGCAGTACAAAAAACTAAAAGCATTGTTTATGGTCAGGAGCAAAAAAAATGGGCACACGATGAATACGGCGCATGACACAGGCATTAGTAAGTTGCTTCCATTGAGTGTATGTTTTCCATGGTGGCAATGTTTTGGAAGCAGTTTTTAATACAATCGAATCAGAGAGTGGCCACTGCAGAAGCATCTGTGTTTGATGCATTTTAAGGTGCAACATGGTTCAATTTTTCTGTACAATGGAAGCAAGGAGTTTGTAAAAAGGGAATAGATAACAAATTTGCTGCCAAGTGTTCGTCTACATGTGACACAGGAAGCTTATTGGGATGTATTTTAGAACATTTGCATAGATAGGAAGCACGGGTGCGACATATGAAAATATTCAAAAACAAATGCTAGTCAACTAATGAACATATGAAACATTTAGTCTACAGGATGAATTAGACATCAGATTTCATTTGAAAAAAAATGAGAAAGAAATCCCAAATCTGGAACAACACACAAACAATTGAGTTTACCTACGACCTGGGATTGGGAGCTCCAGCAAGTGGCGGCCGATGCAATGCGACAGCTTCAAATTGACGGGATGTACGCCCTGGCGATGTTGCGGATGGGATGACTGATCCGCTCGCCGCCGGCGGGGTGTTAGATCCGATGTGGGGTGAGCTGGTGGTGCGTGGCGGGTCGAGCACTAGGGGTGTGGGCTGGATGTGACAGTAGGCTTCCGTGGAGAGTGAGGGTCGCGTCGACGGCCGGTGGGGGAAGCGGGGTCGGTGGGCTGTAGGGGCAACGGCGGTGTCTGGTGGCGGTGGAGGAGATGTCGCTGCATGCGACGAAGGTGGGGTGGCAAACAGAGGAGGGGGCAGTGCACGGGTGCGAGGTTGTGCCTGCGAGGTCGATCCGGCGGACGGTCCGGTGGAATGGGAGGGCGGCGTTCGTGGCCGATGGGGGGGACGGGGGTCAGCGGCTTGGTTGGTGGCGGAGAACGGGATGGCGCTGGAGTCGGCAATGGTGAGTTGGGGAAACAGGGGAGTGGGCAGACACGGGCGGTTGTGGGCGTTGATTGGAGTAGATTACGCGCGGGATTTAGGGAATACGATTTTAGTTTCTAAATCACAGACGAATCTGGAGCGTCGGGATTCTGCTGGATCGACGGGAGAAGATGGGTCTGACGATTGGAATCGTTCCAGACTATGGATACTAAGTGTTTTCCTTAGATAAAGACTAGCAAAAATTTTAGCAGCTTTCAGAAGTATGCAAAGTGTAACGTGTCAAAATCTAAAAAGGGCCCCAGGCGGGAGACTATGAGGTTCCCTCCCATACAACTTTCTTCCTTATACTTCACTGGTTCCCTTACtccctg
This window encodes:
- the LOC123428908 gene encoding uncharacterized protein LOC123428908; the protein is MELYIRQFNLQQTMEACSSALPTKYAFSQSLTAKLSVPEEKFVATNCLREFNNAYQDGSLKSKDMLYFAIPHKQHWILCCINLLYKQINIFDSDKKLKNDEVYELSNNLVTNFTTLATHAKAFTKLDFMKFTCFNPPDCPQQKTQ